CACGGCGACCTCGCCGGTGCTCGGCTGGTGGACGTCCTTCACGGTCCCCGTCACGCCATCCATGGCGCCGCCCGCCCCGCCGCTGCCGCCGTTGCCGCCGGCGCCGCCATTGCCGCCATTGCCGCCGCTTGCGCCCGCGCCGCCGCTGCCGCCGCTGCCGCCGCTGCCGCCGCCGCTGCCGCCACCACAAGCAGCGGTCGCGGCCATGAGGATCACGAGAGAGATGAAGTTATAGGTGCGCATAAGTGCTCCTTCGACCGTTGATGGTAGCGATCTCCGGGCCCCGGCGGGAAGCATTTTGGCGTCCGGGCATGAATCGGACGATTCTGTCTACCGCAGAATCACGGCCCGAGCACGAGCGCCTCGTACGGCCGCAGCACGGCGTGCCCGTCACGAATCGGGAGCGGCGCGGGGTACGTCGAGGCCAGCGCGGCGCTGCAATTCCCCGGGATCCGCACGCGCCTCGTCGCGTCGTCGAAATGCAAGAGCACGTCCACGACGTCGTCGCCGAACGTCCGGCGATACGCGAGGACCTCGGGCGGGAGGGCGCGCTCGGGGTAGAGCTCGAGCGCGCCGGCCTGGAGCGCGGGTCGCGTCTTGCGGAGCCGGAGCAGGCGGCGATAACAATGCAAGATCGAGGCGGGGTCCCGCTCCTCGGCCTCGACATTGACGAGCTCCGCCGCGGGGTGGACCGGCAGCCAGGGCACGGCGCCGGGCGGCGAGAAGCCCGCGTTTGGCGCGGAGGACCATTGCATCGGCGTGCGGCAGGCGTCGCGGTTCAAGAGGACGCCGGCCGCGTGGAGCCTGCGCGCCACGAAATCGGGGAGGAACCGGTACATCCGCGCGAGCGGATCCCTGGCGGTGGCGAGCGGCAGCTCGAGGTCCCGCATGCCGATCTCCTCGCCATAATAGACGAACGGGATGCCACGCGCCGTGAGCTGCACGGCGGCGCATAACTTCTCGCGCTCGGGGTGGTGGCCGAGCCGCTCGCCGCGCCGGGATCGATCGTGGTTGCCGAAGACCCACGTGGGCACGAGCGGCGCGCGCATCTCGCGTTCGAACTCGCTCACGAGCTCACGAAACCCGGCCGCCGTGAACGGCGCGCGCATGGCCTTGAACAGAAAGACGCTATGCAGCCCGTCCCCGCCTTCCGAATAACGACGGAGCGCGCCCGGTTGCCCGAAGACCTCACCGACCAAAAAGCGCGGCGGATCCTGGAACTCGTCGGCGACGCGCCGGAGCGTGCGGGCGAAGGTGATCGTCTCCGGGTGGTGGAGCGTGCGCCGGTACGACTGGAAGAACCCGTCCGGGTCGTCCTCGCTCGGCAGGATACGCGTCGAGAAGGGGTTGTCCTCGAAGCGCTCGTCCTTGAAGAGCGCGTGGAAGATGTCGAGCCGCAGGCCGTCGAAGCCAAACGCGAGCCACCGCCGGACGACGCCGAGCATGGCCTCCTGGACCTCGGGGTTGCGGTAATCGAGGTCGGGCTGGAAGGGCAAGAAGCTCGCCCAGTACCACTCCTCGGTCCGCGGGTCCCAATGCCAGCCGCGTGGCCCGACGAGGGAGCGCCAGTTGTTCGGGGGCGCCTTGCCGCCGGGCTTCTTGCCGGGCCGCCAGAGGTACCAATTTCGCTTGGGGTTCGTCCGGCTGGAGCGGGACTCCTGAAACCACGGGTGCTCGATCGAGGTATGGTTCAGGACCATGTCCGCGACGACACGAAGGCCCCGCGCGTGCGCCTCGTCGACGAGGCGCCGGACGTCGTCCATCGTGCCGTACTCGGGCGCGACGTCGTCGTAATCGGAGATGTCGTAGCCGAGGTCCTGCTGGGGGCTCCGATAAAACGGGCAGATCCAGAGCGTCTCGACCCCGAGGTCCCGCAGCCAGTCGAGCTTCCGGACGATGCCCGGCAGATCCCCGATCCCGTCGCCGTTCGTATCGAGGAACGAGCGGGGATAGATCTGATAAACGGTCGTCCGCGCCCACCAGGGCGGAAGCTCGGCGCCTCGCATGTCGCTTCACATCCCGCAGGCGGGGAACTGCCCCTTCCCGGGCGAATCGCCGGCCTCGACGAAGGGGACGCCGCTGTCCTCGAGCACGCTGCCGTACACGTCGGTCACGCGGACCGTGTACGGCCCCGGGCCCATGCCCTGCTCCTCGACGAAATAGTTGTAATCGACCCTCGGGACCTCGTGCCAGGCGCCGTCGTCCGACCTCCACTCGAACTTGGCGATCGCATTGCGGTGGTTGCGGATCTGCACCGCCGTCCACCACTGGTTCGAGCCCTCCTTGAAATGGTAGACGATCGAGCCGTCGACGTCGCAAGGGACGAACTGCCAGGAGATCGGGATGCGGCCCTTCTCGAGCGGCGCGAGCCGGGCGAAGGCGTCGGGCGAGAGATCGATGTCGCCGTGCACGCATTCGGGGCAGAGATCGACGATACGCACCGTCACCTCGCCGTCCGGCCCTTTCACCTGGGCGCAGGCGCCGCAGACGCCGGACGTCGCCCAATCCTGGGCGTTCATGGCCCCGACGAGCAGCGGCGAACTCGACGAGACGTCGAAGCTACACGCGCCGGACCCGTTCGCGGCGTAATACGTCCCCTCACCCTCGAAGGTCGGCGCATCGTCACAAGCCCCGAACCCGGACCCGGTGCTGCCCGCGCCCGCGCCGCCGTTGCCGCCGCCGTTTCCGCTCCCGCCGTCACCGCCCCCGCCGCCGCCGTTTCCGCTCCCGCACCCGAGGAGGACGAGCGCCAGCGCCGCCGCATACCCGACGTCTCGATAAGACATGCCGCGACCGTACCACCGCGCCGGCGCCCCTGTCCATCCGGCAGGAACTTGGCCCCCGCGTCCGGGCCCTGCTAGCGGCCCGTTCATGCGGGCCTCCTCGTTCCTCGCCACCGTGGCGATCACGAGCCTCGCGACGGGTTGCCCGTTGCTGGATCGTGGCGCCGGTATCGAATTGGCTTCTCCAGCCCCCGACACCCTCGAGCCCGCACCTTTACCCGCCCTCGCCGCGCCGCCGCCGGCCCCGTCGCCGCCCCCGGCCGCGCCGAACCCGCCCGCGCCGCCCGTCGAGGCCGTCGTGGATGCGCCGGATCTGCCGCCCGACCCGGCCGCGCCCGCGGATCTCGTCCTGGCCGAGCCCGAAGCCCCCGCGATGCCCGAGGAGCCAGAGGAGCCCGTCGAGCCGGCGAAGGAGCCCCCGAAGAAACCCGAGGCCGAGGTCTTCGAACTCGCGAGTATCGCCAAGGAGACCTGGATCTACGCCGAGCCCCGCTGGAAGAGCCGCCGCATCGGTTACCTGCGCGCCGGCGCCATCGTCACGCGGAACGAAAAACCCAGGAGCCGCGCCCAATGCGAGGGCGGCTGGTACCACATCGAGCCGCGCGGCTACGTGTGCGTCGGCAAAAACGCGACCCTCGACATCCACCACCCCGTGGTCGAGGCCTCGACCACGCGGCCCTCGCGCGACGGTTTGCCCTACACGTACGTCATGTCGCGCAACCCGCCGCCGCACCTCTACGCGCGCCTGCCGACCGAGGCCGAGCTCCACGAGACGGAGCCGAACCTCACGAGCCACCTGCGCAAGGTCGCGCAGACGGCGCTCGATCCGCGGTTCGTCCCGCCCCCGCCGCCGGATCCCCTGCCGGGAGCCTTGCTCTACGGCCTCACTTTGCCG
This DNA window, taken from Polyangium spumosum, encodes the following:
- a CDS encoding alpha-amylase family glycosyl hydrolase, with protein sequence MRGAELPPWWARTTVYQIYPRSFLDTNGDGIGDLPGIVRKLDWLRDLGVETLWICPFYRSPQQDLGYDISDYDDVAPEYGTMDDVRRLVDEAHARGLRVVADMVLNHTSIEHPWFQESRSSRTNPKRNWYLWRPGKKPGGKAPPNNWRSLVGPRGWHWDPRTEEWYWASFLPFQPDLDYRNPEVQEAMLGVVRRWLAFGFDGLRLDIFHALFKDERFEDNPFSTRILPSEDDPDGFFQSYRRTLHHPETITFARTLRRVADEFQDPPRFLVGEVFGQPGALRRYSEGGDGLHSVFLFKAMRAPFTAAGFRELVSEFEREMRAPLVPTWVFGNHDRSRRGERLGHHPEREKLCAAVQLTARGIPFVYYGEEIGMRDLELPLATARDPLARMYRFLPDFVARRLHAAGVLLNRDACRTPMQWSSAPNAGFSPPGAVPWLPVHPAAELVNVEAEERDPASILHCYRRLLRLRKTRPALQAGALELYPERALPPEVLAYRRTFGDDVVDVLLHFDDATRRVRIPGNCSAALASTYPAPLPIRDGHAVLRPYEALVLGP
- a CDS encoding expansin EXLX1 family cellulose-binding protein produces the protein MSYRDVGYAAALALVLLGCGSGNGGGGGGDGGSGNGGGNGGAGAGSTGSGFGACDDAPTFEGEGTYYAANGSGACSFDVSSSSPLLVGAMNAQDWATSGVCGACAQVKGPDGEVTVRIVDLCPECVHGDIDLSPDAFARLAPLEKGRIPISWQFVPCDVDGSIVYHFKEGSNQWWTAVQIRNHRNAIAKFEWRSDDGAWHEVPRVDYNYFVEEQGMGPGPYTVRVTDVYGSVLEDSGVPFVEAGDSPGKGQFPACGM